Below is a window of Cheilinus undulatus linkage group 8, ASM1832078v1, whole genome shotgun sequence DNA.
CCACCTATGGCCttcaacacacaacacagaatttaaacagaagcaccttttttttcttctttttctccccctGACTTGATGGAGATTATTTCTGACAGCTGCAATAACACAAAATATAGATGGACGTTATTCAGTTGTTTACCACATTCGGTTCATGCACGGACATGGACGAGAACCCAACGACGACATCAGAGAGGTATACTCACTCAGACAATCACACCGCAGAAAACAACACCACTCAAAATATGTTTGCTTTTCCCATTATGCCCTCTAATGCAAACTGACAGATTCTTCTTATTTGCGTTGACATTTACGTGTTTGCGGTGATTACCCGAGACTGATTGGAAAAGACAGAAAGCATGATTGAGACGGAAACACACTATCAACGTAAACAACTAAATTAGCAGGAGAAAACATTAATAAAATTGTTTCTGGTTTTTGTGTAGAATCCATAATATTTACATAAATACAATCAGCATATTTTTACGGTTGGCTTGAGGATTTCCTTTCGATGTAAGCAGGCAGGCAGCTATGCATATAATATGAGGATTGCAGGGCTATAATGCTTCCCTAAATGCTCTCATAATGACCTCAGGGTTGGTCTGTTCGCTGGAGCGATATCAGTCTCAAGTCAAAGATATGTTAGCTGTAATAATGCCTGTCAACATCTCAAGTTTGAAGTGTCCTGACTCCATTTTCATCCAAATAATCTGACACCACTCAGGCCCTGAAAGCTCGTCTCTGCGTCTCTTTTGCCCTCGCTTCTTTTCCTGGTGGAATGCTCAGCCGGTGGGGAGGTAGGGGGTGTCGCTGTGGTAGTTGTAGTCAGGACAAACCTTCTGCACCAGCTTGTAGTCGGTGCTGTAGAAGGTGAtgaagatgcagatgactttgaaGGGCTTGGAGCACAGCCAGGACACGTGGCTCTGCGTCTGCTCCTGCGGGCAGCTCTGCGAGGGGTCGTGGGCACACAGCGAGTTCCTGGTGCCCTTCTCCACCTTCTCGTACTCCACTCTGCAGTTGAAGAGCTTGGTGTCCTTCGTCTCCAGGGccgtctgctgctgctggtggtgatggtggtggaACTGCTGGTGCGGCGGGTGGACCTGGAACTCCACGGCTTTCGTCGGTGGCACCAGCCCCACAGAGACGTTGCCCTGGCCGGTGGAGTTGTGGCGGAAGTAGACGCTGAACGTGCCGTTGCCGTGATCCACGATTTTCCCAGTGATGAGGAGATTCAGCTTCACCGTCTTGATGTTGGAGTGGAAGTCCCCCCAGCCGAACATCTTCTTGAACTTCCCCGTCTTCACGATAGGTCGCCGCTTCGTCCTGGATCGAGGATCACGTTGGTTTGAAGTGTTGTAAAGCCAGTTCCACTGTTCTCGTTTAGAATAGAGCTCTGCATCGTCGTAATTCAGATCCAGTGAGGTGAAGTTCTCCTTGTCGTAGAGGGTCTGGGACAGCAGGCGGCTGATGGAGAAGGCCTTGCTGCTTTCAGTCCAGTAAGTCTTCACCTTGGCTTTTGAGCTCTCCCTCAAGTTCTCTGAATCAGCACTGGCAACCTGAAAGGacgaataaaaaaaaacatcaaacatggaGCTTATAACTTCAACAAAGCTTTACAAAATGCTTCTGAGTGAACATTTCTGAAGAATAGTGAGGGTATTTTCTGAATCTGATACAGCCTTAAAATGGGTCCTTTAGTGATGACTACTGATATATAACCATTTAAATGAAACTCTTCTTACCAGAATACGCCAGCCCCAGCCATAAAACAATCATTAACCCTCCTCTAACTCCtggaaaagtcctgaaaattTATGTTAACACAAagagtcatatttttacaacCTGATTTTCCTGTCTGTCCCAAGTAGATGTTCAGCAGGAGGTCAGAGTTTGGAAAATTCACTGCAAGCTATCAGGAGAGGTTGATGACAATCACATCCTGCCACCAGAGTGCATCTGTTGCAATCTTCATGCACACAATGAAAttgcttcattttattttctcttgtaTCTTATTCTCCATTCTGTTGTTACAATGAATATGTCCACTAACTTGTAGTTAGTCTTTTTTTGTTATGTCTTCAATCCCAATCCAACTTCATGCTCCAAAGTACATTTTTGACCAAGCAACTTAGGAATTTTTCATGGTCAGGATGACTGGAATTTTCTTGAATGCAACCCACTTTAAGTGTATTTCAAAGATACAACGATAACTGAGTAGTCTTAAAGAGATCCGGCTAAAAACATGTATATGCACTGGTAAATCTAGGCGTTGATTTTCAAGCAttagtttatttaaatttgCATGGCTGGTCCATTTTTGAAGGTGTCTGTCAATTTTATGCATCTCATGGGGATGTAAGGATACATTCACCCGATAAATATGATGCACAATAACAAAATTTGGCTCAGGATAGAATgccattacatttttaaaataattgtcTAATTTCTATAAGATAAGAGACTAAAGTCAATTAATGGATAAAAGGGGTGTTTTATATAAATTCTTTAATTTTCCAATGTATTTATAAGTGCTATAAAATCTGGTGTACAAGCTTTACATTTAGTACCTGTCAAATATGGgtgttatatattaaaggttgtggattcacacacaactgctgtaagtttccaataagtgacaTCTTTAGCTACTGGTTGAAGTGCATGTTTTTTGCTGAGGAGTCAGAAAATCATTAGCTTAAAGGTTGAGCAATGCATAACCTTGAAATTTTTGGCGAAAtttaacaaaacagcagctgaatcgTTCGGTAAATTAACTGAACTGTATCGGGAACACTGCACGTCATAGTTGCATGTGTTTGgatggcacaaaagatttagTGAAGGCAGCGAGGAAGACCAAGACCATGAATGATCTGGGCACCCATACACATCTAATACTTCTGAAAACAATCAACAAATTAAACATACTGTTTAAATGATTGCCGAGACAGTGTAAGTATGAAAGCAAAATGGTCTACATTGATAAAGGGATTGTCCggcaaattttgcataaaaatgtgaacatggCAAAAGTTTGTGCCAAAGCTGttccaaaacttctgactcctgatcaaaaggaaatATGCAAGCTAgtttgtggagacattttgggaCAAATTAAGGAAATCCACTTATTTTTAGAAAGTTTCTCAGTGTTAAAGCTAATCATTTTCTGCCACCTTAGCAAAACTCTTCAGTTACTAGCTAGCAGAGAACTAAATATGCCACTTATTGGAAATttacagcagttgtgtgtgAATATCCAACCTTTAATACAGAACACTCAGTATTACTGTGAACCATGTGGTTTTATCCACATAAGTGCAGTCTTCTTGTTTAATAGCCGTATCTTGTACAcagtgtttttaatgtaaagaaCATGGAGTAATTCCAGTGCAAAGAAAGGCTTAGTCATGTGGAGAAacagacagtctggtagttgttttatgTTAAGGACTTTGTTCTAAATGTTCAGGGCTCTTTATGGACTTTCTTATTTGTGTAGCCTACCAGACAGCCACCTATACTTGATGGTACATTTGTACACTTGTATTTTTACCAATATTAATTTGTCTTACTGATATCTGAGAATATGGGTTGAAAGTTTCATCTTTGtaatctgacacgccagatggatgtgtgaaacacatccatctggcgtgtcagctTCAATACGCAATGTTTGagaaaactcggagtgtgattggatgaacgttctgtctatcacatctctacgggccaatcagagcaacaaaacacgtgatgtagcagTTATCGAGCTGCGCATGCCCAGCTActaaggaataacgcgaaacatgttgactatagacatgtaagtactcgacttttgtcgattttgaaaagaaaacaactgactgctgttctttgttcttcttttaagaagaattgttgtcacgttctgataaaactggcgctttagcagcatccacactaatctcttcctccataactgcaccagctcttgctgctgcttgttaaagtCACGACtctgcctgaaagtactgcccctcgtcgctgattggtcctgtcactttctaatcgggcccaGACGTTTCAGATGggtgcttaacaagatggattcgccagtgaaaaacaaggaaacgggcgtgtccatctgctttgcaaggttatcatcTTTGCAATGacattatttaacttttataagctaatatctgccagtAATGATATCTTGCCTCTAATATTGTTATGATAATGTAGAATGATTGAAAAGTCGCCCCATCCATTGTGTATCACAAGCATCATACAACTACATACATAATGACAGACCACACTAACAACTGATTGTACTAATTTTagccgcttttctccctcataagGTCATTATCAtgtattttaagaaaatggggAATTTTGTCAAGTGAATAAAACTTGTGCTGGTTGACTATTGACAATCCTCAGTTAAGAACAGCAAGTGAGCTGTGAGTCTGTCTCACAACAATCTTCACAGGCTCAGATAATGTGCAAACTCCATAGAGCAAAAACAGATTGTACCCAAAGAGAGAGACATTTACACAGAAACTGTACATTAAGGACTTTTGCAGAACAGAATGGAATGGACTGTTTGAACTATTTTTCCCTTTGGGAAACTCAAAAAACAGACTGCAGGTTACAACATGTCCTACGGCATGCTGGAGTCACATATTGTGCAACATCACACGTTCTCTCAAACTTGCTCTTCACAGTCACCCCTTAAATATTTAGTGTTCTGCCCTGTAATTCCCCTTGTGTAAATAATTTGACATCTAGTACTTTTATCTTGAATATGGAGAACCAGAAATGTGTGCTTTGTATTGACGAGCATTTGACAGCGGTGTAGTGTTGACatcagtgttgggggtaacgcgttacaaagtaatccgttagagtactcagattacttttttgttgtaacgagTAACGTAACaggttagttttacaattcaagtaatcctgttattagttacattttcatagaAGTAATCCGttattgaaagaaaaatcccaagtttcctctctcttccatggcttcaaaaagagagaaagaaaaaaggaagctccttgaagcatctgctctgtttgtccttctctcttcctgtagtcatgTTGGCACGTGTGCTGTGCCAGtagaaggtaaacattctgtgccattacgtgcacattgttagcttgttgaacaagtgagatgacagagaggacagcggGCCACTGTGGAATaatccccattatgatggatttttggataaaagggacaaaaacagcatcgtggtgaaacgtaagtttacaagctctgtttgctttcattgaatcagtTGTACAGCTGTTCCAATTACGCACTGTTATTACGCACAGCTTCAGTGATtttgtctgcctctgctcagcttgtctgattgtgagcatgttaaatagctgtaaaggttttcctgtctgttagtggtgttctccggctgcagagatacagattatgggctgtaaattaggCTCTACATTGGCATTAGtgtctgcacattcaaatgcagacatGCGGTcgttatctgttgtttttacaactgCCAAGTGGAACaagtggctaaagggttttaatatttagtaacgcaAAGGTACTCTAACacattttagaagtaggtaacacAGTAATGTAACACGTTACTTTTCTCAGTttgtaacgcagtaatctaacgagtgagtttcaaaagtaacgctacccTACACTGGTTGACATAAGTCAGAGCACAACACTTTCCAA
It encodes the following:
- the LOC121514118 gene encoding neurexophilin 1, whose translation is MSGDAQQRRSMKTTCLQAAAVLLSLISLVASADSENLRESSKAKVKTYWTESSKAFSISRLLSQTLYDKENFTSLDLNYDDAELYSKREQWNWLYNTSNQRDPRSRTKRRPIVKTGKFKKMFGWGDFHSNIKTVKLNLLITGKIVDHGNGTFSVYFRHNSTGQGNVSVGLVPPTKAVEFQVHPPHQQFHHHHHQQQQTALETKDTKLFNCRVEYEKVEKGTRNSLCAHDPSQSCPQEQTQSHVSWLCSKPFKVICIFITFYSTDYKLVQKVCPDYNYHSDTPYLPTG